A region of Numenius arquata chromosome 25, bNumArq3.hap1.1, whole genome shotgun sequence DNA encodes the following proteins:
- the UBXN6 gene encoding UBX domain-containing protein 6 isoform X3: MRKFFQEIKADLKFKTAGPGQKLSEPSRVPKEKPKAEAAPKPRQGPTDEAQMAAAAALARMELKPKAKVASSQEAIKNQVRKELMAEAAASQKGLSVEEKDLASPDQEGAAAPSVSGVYFICPLTGAVVRKDQKEKHLREAIQAYFSVDPVAASIMEIHTFNKDREKVRVGLETMAKYLDNIYLHPEEEKYRKIKLQNKVFQERISCLEGIHRFFQAIGFETKTLPVPGQETLEDYYVLKEEMLTKLEDLKGYKEQLLSSEPVRAQLDRQLCVFKPSPQAARFELPNDFYNLTAEEIKREQRLRTEAVEKASMLRTRAMREKEEQREMRKYNYTLVRVRFPDGYILQGTFYARESVSALYSFVREALRDDWLPFELLGPGGVKLTDENLAFNECGLVPSALLTLAWDAGVMADIQAVGEEQPASPLKPELLSRVQTLA, translated from the exons atgCGCAAGTTCTTCCAGGAGATCAAGGCCGACCTGAAGTTCAAGACCGCGGGGCCCGGACAGAAGCTCTCAGAGCCATCCCG GGTCCCCAAGGAGAAGCCAAAAGCTGAAGCGGCTCCGAAGCCTCGGCAGGGACCCACAGATGAAGCgcagatggcggcggcggcggcgctggcccGGATGGAGCTGAAGCCCAAGGCCAAGGTGGCCTCCTCCCAGGAAGCCATCAAGAACCAGG TGAGAAAGGAGCTGATGGCCGAGGCAGCTGCGAGCCAGAAGGGGCTCTCGGTGGAGGAAAAG GATCTCGCCTCCCCAGACCAGGAAGGGGCAGCTGCGCCCTCCGTTTCGGGCGTCTACTTCATTTGCCCCTTAACGGGTGCGGTTGTAAGGAAAGACCAGAAGGAGAAGCACCTCCGAGAAGCCATCCAGGCG taTTTCTCTGTGGACCCGGTGGCTGCCTCCATCATGGAGATCCACACCTTCAATAAGGACCGGGAGAAAGTACGCGTGGGCCTGGAGACCATGGCCAA ATACTTGGACAATATCTATCTCCATCCAGAGGAAGAGAAGTACCGGAAAATCAAGCTGCAGAACAAAGTGTTTCAG gaaaGGATAAGCTGCCTGGAAGGGATACACAGATTTTTCCAGGCTATCGGGTTTGAGACAAAAACACTGCCTGTTCCAGGACAAG AGACCCTCGAGGATTACTACGTCCTGAAGGAAGAAATGCTGACCAAGCTGGAAGACCTCAAGGGCTACAAAGAGCAGCTTTTAAGCTCCGAGCCCGTGCGAGCCCAGCTGGATCGCCAGCTCTGTGTATTTAAACCATCCCCTCAAGCTGCTCGGTTTGAGCTGCCAAACGACTTTTACAACCTCACCGCGGAAGAGATCAAACGAGAGCAGCGGCTCCG gaCAGAAGCGGTGGAGAAGGCGTCGATGCTGAGGACGAGAGCCATGCGAGAGAAAgaagaacaaagggaaatgcGGAAGTACAACTACACCCTGGTACGAGTCCGGTTTCCCGATGGATACATCctccaag GGACTTTTTATGCGCGGGAATCGGTATCTGCGCTCTACAGCTTTGTGAGAGAGGCTCTCAGAGATGACTGGCTGCCCTTTGAGCTGTTGGGACCTGGAGGTGTCAAACTGACTGATGAGAACTTGGCCTTCAATGAATGTGGGCTG GTGCCCTCAGCCCTCCTGACCCTGGCATGGGACGCAGGGGTCATGGCAGACATTCAGGcggtgggagaggagcagccagCAAGCCCCCTGAAACCAGAACTTCTCTCCAGAGTCCAGACACTGGCATGA
- the UBXN6 gene encoding UBX domain-containing protein 6 isoform X2, whose translation MRKFFQEIKADLKFKTAGPGQKLSEPSRVPKEKPKAEAAPKPRQGPTDEAQMAAAAALARMELKPKAKVASSQEAIKNQVRKELMAEAAASQKGLSVEEKVRETLDLASPDQEGAAAPSVSGVYFICPLTGAVVRKDQKEKHLREAIQAYFSVDPVAASIMEIHTFNKDREKVRVGLETMAKYLDNIYLHPEEEKYRKIKLQNKVFQERISCLEGIHRFFQAIGFETKTLPVPGQETLEDYYVLKEEMLTKLEDLKGYKEQLLSSEPVRAQLDRQLCVFKPSPQAARFELPNDFYNLTAEEIKREQRLRTEAVEKASMLRTRAMREKEEQREMRKYNYTLVRVRFPDGYILQGTFYARESVSALYSFVREALRDDWLPFELLGPGGVKLTDENLAFNECGLVPSALLTLAWDAGVMADIQAVGEEQPASPLKPELLSRVQTLA comes from the exons atgCGCAAGTTCTTCCAGGAGATCAAGGCCGACCTGAAGTTCAAGACCGCGGGGCCCGGACAGAAGCTCTCAGAGCCATCCCG GGTCCCCAAGGAGAAGCCAAAAGCTGAAGCGGCTCCGAAGCCTCGGCAGGGACCCACAGATGAAGCgcagatggcggcggcggcggcgctggcccGGATGGAGCTGAAGCCCAAGGCCAAGGTGGCCTCCTCCCAGGAAGCCATCAAGAACCAGG TGAGAAAGGAGCTGATGGCCGAGGCAGCTGCGAGCCAGAAGGGGCTCTCGGTGGAGGAAAAGGTACGAGAGACGCTG GATCTCGCCTCCCCAGACCAGGAAGGGGCAGCTGCGCCCTCCGTTTCGGGCGTCTACTTCATTTGCCCCTTAACGGGTGCGGTTGTAAGGAAAGACCAGAAGGAGAAGCACCTCCGAGAAGCCATCCAGGCG taTTTCTCTGTGGACCCGGTGGCTGCCTCCATCATGGAGATCCACACCTTCAATAAGGACCGGGAGAAAGTACGCGTGGGCCTGGAGACCATGGCCAA ATACTTGGACAATATCTATCTCCATCCAGAGGAAGAGAAGTACCGGAAAATCAAGCTGCAGAACAAAGTGTTTCAG gaaaGGATAAGCTGCCTGGAAGGGATACACAGATTTTTCCAGGCTATCGGGTTTGAGACAAAAACACTGCCTGTTCCAGGACAAG AGACCCTCGAGGATTACTACGTCCTGAAGGAAGAAATGCTGACCAAGCTGGAAGACCTCAAGGGCTACAAAGAGCAGCTTTTAAGCTCCGAGCCCGTGCGAGCCCAGCTGGATCGCCAGCTCTGTGTATTTAAACCATCCCCTCAAGCTGCTCGGTTTGAGCTGCCAAACGACTTTTACAACCTCACCGCGGAAGAGATCAAACGAGAGCAGCGGCTCCG gaCAGAAGCGGTGGAGAAGGCGTCGATGCTGAGGACGAGAGCCATGCGAGAGAAAgaagaacaaagggaaatgcGGAAGTACAACTACACCCTGGTACGAGTCCGGTTTCCCGATGGATACATCctccaag GGACTTTTTATGCGCGGGAATCGGTATCTGCGCTCTACAGCTTTGTGAGAGAGGCTCTCAGAGATGACTGGCTGCCCTTTGAGCTGTTGGGACCTGGAGGTGTCAAACTGACTGATGAGAACTTGGCCTTCAATGAATGTGGGCTG GTGCCCTCAGCCCTCCTGACCCTGGCATGGGACGCAGGGGTCATGGCAGACATTCAGGcggtgggagaggagcagccagCAAGCCCCCTGAAACCAGAACTTCTCTCCAGAGTCCAGACACTGGCATGA
- the UBXN6 gene encoding UBX domain-containing protein 6 isoform X1 has protein sequence MRKFFQEIKADLKFKTAGPGQKLSEPSRYGLCRSLLPRVPKEKPKAEAAPKPRQGPTDEAQMAAAAALARMELKPKAKVASSQEAIKNQVRKELMAEAAASQKGLSVEEKDLASPDQEGAAAPSVSGVYFICPLTGAVVRKDQKEKHLREAIQAYFSVDPVAASIMEIHTFNKDREKVRVGLETMAKYLDNIYLHPEEEKYRKIKLQNKVFQERISCLEGIHRFFQAIGFETKTLPVPGQETLEDYYVLKEEMLTKLEDLKGYKEQLLSSEPVRAQLDRQLCVFKPSPQAARFELPNDFYNLTAEEIKREQRLRTEAVEKASMLRTRAMREKEEQREMRKYNYTLVRVRFPDGYILQGTFYARESVSALYSFVREALRDDWLPFELLGPGGVKLTDENLAFNECGLVPSALLTLAWDAGVMADIQAVGEEQPASPLKPELLSRVQTLA, from the exons atgCGCAAGTTCTTCCAGGAGATCAAGGCCGACCTGAAGTTCAAGACCGCGGGGCCCGGACAGAAGCTCTCAGAGCCATCCCGGTACGGG CTCTGCCGTTCCCTCCTGCCCAGGGTCCCCAAGGAGAAGCCAAAAGCTGAAGCGGCTCCGAAGCCTCGGCAGGGACCCACAGATGAAGCgcagatggcggcggcggcggcgctggcccGGATGGAGCTGAAGCCCAAGGCCAAGGTGGCCTCCTCCCAGGAAGCCATCAAGAACCAGG TGAGAAAGGAGCTGATGGCCGAGGCAGCTGCGAGCCAGAAGGGGCTCTCGGTGGAGGAAAAG GATCTCGCCTCCCCAGACCAGGAAGGGGCAGCTGCGCCCTCCGTTTCGGGCGTCTACTTCATTTGCCCCTTAACGGGTGCGGTTGTAAGGAAAGACCAGAAGGAGAAGCACCTCCGAGAAGCCATCCAGGCG taTTTCTCTGTGGACCCGGTGGCTGCCTCCATCATGGAGATCCACACCTTCAATAAGGACCGGGAGAAAGTACGCGTGGGCCTGGAGACCATGGCCAA ATACTTGGACAATATCTATCTCCATCCAGAGGAAGAGAAGTACCGGAAAATCAAGCTGCAGAACAAAGTGTTTCAG gaaaGGATAAGCTGCCTGGAAGGGATACACAGATTTTTCCAGGCTATCGGGTTTGAGACAAAAACACTGCCTGTTCCAGGACAAG AGACCCTCGAGGATTACTACGTCCTGAAGGAAGAAATGCTGACCAAGCTGGAAGACCTCAAGGGCTACAAAGAGCAGCTTTTAAGCTCCGAGCCCGTGCGAGCCCAGCTGGATCGCCAGCTCTGTGTATTTAAACCATCCCCTCAAGCTGCTCGGTTTGAGCTGCCAAACGACTTTTACAACCTCACCGCGGAAGAGATCAAACGAGAGCAGCGGCTCCG gaCAGAAGCGGTGGAGAAGGCGTCGATGCTGAGGACGAGAGCCATGCGAGAGAAAgaagaacaaagggaaatgcGGAAGTACAACTACACCCTGGTACGAGTCCGGTTTCCCGATGGATACATCctccaag GGACTTTTTATGCGCGGGAATCGGTATCTGCGCTCTACAGCTTTGTGAGAGAGGCTCTCAGAGATGACTGGCTGCCCTTTGAGCTGTTGGGACCTGGAGGTGTCAAACTGACTGATGAGAACTTGGCCTTCAATGAATGTGGGCTG GTGCCCTCAGCCCTCCTGACCCTGGCATGGGACGCAGGGGTCATGGCAGACATTCAGGcggtgggagaggagcagccagCAAGCCCCCTGAAACCAGAACTTCTCTCCAGAGTCCAGACACTGGCATGA